In a single window of the Candidatus Deferrimicrobiaceae bacterium genome:
- a CDS encoding MG2 domain-containing protein has protein sequence MIARPARLFLLLALLLADLAVVGPSHAAPVSGSAPTVESFNPTGLVKGVRQAAVRFSDPMVPFGDPRVADPFSVSCPVKGKGRWADERNWVYDFDKDLAAGIVARFTLVPGLKSLAGLALEGTASFEFSTGGPAIIASVPREGTLEIDEEQAFILLLDGEADEASILAHASFSVEGIGQKVGVRIVQGADRTRLLDLGPSRALIRIRRKGLGREDDLLSFKKKKNFDDPRIVVLQARQRFPASAEVRLDWGEGIRTKSGLSNEETQQLEFTVRDPFKVSFTCSRENPEGGCLPMLPMRLVFSAPVTRGEAKKIVLQGVSGKSRRAGFERSEEGGTGDDKVYGVTFDGPFPPDARFTVRLPEGFRDDAGRRPGNAASFPLSVSTGGYPPLAKFSAPFGIVEWTGEAVLPVTLRNIEAQAKSRLVDAGRTPPLTLPAPGDSTESARIKGNRRGTDWAADLQEDAMADLKGRIRTIVPGKDAEILAWLRKVERAYRYHEGPYNLSASILSSGSGTQAISIPRPAGDNAFEVVGIPLPRPGFYVVELESARLGTSLLQKAPMYIPNATLVTNLAAHFKKGRESSAVWVTALDSGAPVAGAKVAVHDGNGKKLWEGETDGEGISRIAGKLPPPGGVEECGDFCGYFVTARQGDDMTFVLSSWQKGIESWRYNLGDESRDPSIAHTVFDRTLLRAGETVSMKHFLRRHFSGGITAAEAGKLPKGLAIVHEGSDQRYLFPLSWDASGISESRWEIPREAKLGEYQVYLLDEDLSGSGGKIAVGKFKREDDVFWRVARRLSGAFRVEEFRVPMMKASVRPVGGPLVRAKTAALDLMAAYLSGGGAGGAAVKLRTDVSPGHVSFSAFEEYTFANGPIIEGIVRGSSRYDDEFGGGEDEEDDGGQTGPRKKTVRTKELTLGARGTLRTTVDRLPNAAVPMDLVAEMEFADPNGEIQTVSTRVPIYPAKVLPGILPDGWAASKEDFRFKVAVVDLSGKPVKDAEATVDLFQRNRYTHRKRLLGGFYAYEYVTETKKVTERFCAGRTDEKGLLFCEGKSPVSGNVLLSARVADDNGAVAAANQDVWVAGKDDWWFEQQDGDRIDLLPEKKRYEPGDTARFQVRMPFREATALIAVEREGVLETFVRTLSGKSPVVEIPVRPTFAPNVYVSVLVVRGRVAGVTPTATVDLGKPAYRLGNAEIKVGWKAHELLVGVTPEKEVYAIREKAKVRVHVRRADGGPLPAGSEIAVAAVDEGLLALSPNGSWDLLKAMMGERPHEVATSTAQSRVVGKRHFGLKALPAGGGGGRQSARKLFETLLLWKGRVVLDGNGEAGIDIPLNDSLTAFRVVAVASGGDSLFGTGGATIRTTQPLMVLPGLPPLVREGDRFLAGVTLRNGSERPIAATVTAYAAGSAGRRAEKRVGVREAALAPGEAKELSWEFTVPPGDNTLAWRFEAVSGDNAAQDRVEVRQKVVPAVPVRTLQATITQVEMPFSLAVAKPADALPGRGGLSLDLKASLSEGMGAVRYFMSQYPYDCLEQKVSVAVALRDPAKWAAIAASLPSYQDGDGLLKYFPGPWDGSDTLTAYVVSVAEEAGWKIPEETEARMLSGLERFIEGRIYRGSPLNTADLSIRKMAALEALSRRGKGRPELLGPITIAPNLWPTSAVLDWMNVILRTGNLPDRDPRFLEAESILRSRLNFQGTTMGFSTERTDYLWWLMVSGDVNAVKGLLTFMKMPKWKADIPRLVNGALGRQQRGAWNTTVANAWGVLAMERFTQLFESVPVTGRTRAILGETVQLSDWAAHPRGETLAFPWPAKGKGSIAVGHEGSGRPWATVTSRAAIPLKKPLSTGYRIVKSIKAVSKKRKDRWSRGDVARVTLSIEAQADMTWVVVDDPVPAGSTILGSGLGRDSALLTRGERREGLAWSAFEERGFDGFRAFYTFVPKGKWTVSYTVRLNNAGRFQLPPTRVEAMYAPEMFGESPNPSMTLAP, from the coding sequence GTGATTGCGCGCCCCGCTCGTTTGTTCCTCCTTCTCGCGTTGTTGCTGGCGGACCTTGCCGTCGTCGGCCCCTCCCATGCCGCTCCCGTATCCGGTTCCGCCCCGACGGTCGAAAGCTTTAACCCCACCGGCCTCGTGAAGGGCGTCCGGCAGGCGGCCGTTCGCTTTTCGGACCCGATGGTCCCGTTCGGCGACCCGCGGGTCGCGGACCCGTTCTCGGTGTCGTGCCCCGTCAAGGGGAAGGGGCGATGGGCGGACGAGCGGAACTGGGTGTACGACTTCGACAAGGACCTCGCGGCCGGGATCGTCGCGCGATTCACCCTCGTTCCGGGTCTTAAGAGTCTCGCAGGCCTCGCGCTTGAAGGGACTGCGTCCTTCGAGTTTTCCACGGGGGGGCCGGCGATCATCGCCTCGGTTCCCAGAGAGGGAACGCTCGAGATCGACGAGGAGCAGGCTTTCATCCTCCTCTTGGACGGGGAGGCCGACGAGGCGTCGATCCTCGCCCACGCCTCCTTCTCGGTCGAGGGGATCGGGCAGAAGGTCGGCGTCCGCATCGTCCAAGGGGCCGATCGGACGCGGCTTCTCGACCTGGGGCCGTCGCGAGCCCTGATCCGTATCCGGCGAAAAGGACTCGGACGGGAGGATGACCTGCTCTCGTTCAAGAAGAAAAAGAACTTCGACGACCCGCGCATCGTCGTCCTCCAGGCACGTCAGCGTTTCCCGGCCTCCGCCGAGGTTCGCCTCGATTGGGGCGAGGGGATCCGGACGAAGAGCGGCCTATCGAACGAGGAGACGCAGCAGCTCGAATTCACGGTCCGCGATCCGTTCAAAGTCTCGTTCACCTGCAGCCGCGAGAATCCGGAAGGCGGCTGCCTCCCCATGCTGCCGATGCGCCTGGTCTTCTCCGCGCCCGTCACCCGGGGCGAGGCGAAGAAGATCGTCCTGCAGGGCGTTTCGGGCAAGTCCCGGCGGGCGGGATTCGAGCGGTCGGAAGAAGGGGGGACGGGCGACGACAAGGTGTACGGCGTCACGTTCGACGGGCCGTTCCCGCCGGATGCCCGCTTCACCGTGCGGTTGCCGGAAGGCTTCCGGGACGACGCCGGCCGGCGCCCCGGGAACGCGGCTTCCTTTCCGTTGAGCGTGTCTACGGGCGGCTATCCGCCGCTGGCGAAATTTTCCGCCCCCTTCGGCATCGTCGAATGGACGGGGGAGGCGGTCCTCCCCGTCACGCTCCGCAACATCGAGGCGCAGGCGAAAAGCCGGCTGGTCGATGCGGGGCGGACCCCGCCGCTGACGCTCCCGGCTCCCGGGGACAGCACGGAATCCGCCCGGATAAAAGGAAACAGGCGCGGGACGGACTGGGCCGCGGATCTGCAGGAAGACGCGATGGCCGATCTCAAGGGACGCATCCGCACGATCGTCCCGGGAAAGGACGCCGAGATTCTCGCGTGGCTGAGGAAAGTGGAACGGGCCTATCGCTACCACGAGGGGCCATACAACCTGAGCGCGTCGATCCTGTCCTCCGGCTCGGGAACCCAGGCAATCTCGATCCCGCGTCCCGCGGGCGACAATGCCTTCGAAGTCGTCGGCATCCCGCTTCCCCGACCGGGCTTCTACGTCGTCGAGCTGGAAAGCGCCCGCCTCGGCACCTCGCTCCTGCAGAAGGCGCCGATGTACATCCCCAACGCGACGCTCGTCACCAACCTCGCGGCCCATTTCAAGAAGGGGCGCGAATCGTCCGCGGTTTGGGTGACGGCGCTCGACAGCGGCGCGCCGGTCGCCGGGGCGAAGGTCGCGGTCCACGACGGAAACGGGAAAAAGCTGTGGGAAGGGGAGACGGACGGGGAAGGCATCTCCCGGATCGCCGGCAAGCTTCCGCCACCGGGAGGCGTGGAGGAATGCGGAGATTTCTGCGGCTATTTCGTCACGGCCCGGCAGGGCGACGACATGACGTTCGTCCTTTCGTCCTGGCAGAAGGGGATCGAATCGTGGCGGTACAACCTCGGGGACGAGAGCCGGGACCCGTCGATTGCGCACACCGTGTTCGACCGGACGCTGCTGCGCGCGGGTGAGACCGTCTCCATGAAGCATTTCCTGCGGCGCCACTTCTCGGGCGGGATCACGGCCGCGGAAGCCGGGAAACTCCCGAAGGGGCTGGCCATCGTCCATGAGGGGAGCGATCAGCGATATCTCTTTCCGCTGTCGTGGGACGCCTCGGGAATCTCGGAAAGCCGCTGGGAGATCCCGCGGGAGGCGAAGCTGGGGGAATACCAGGTCTACCTGCTCGACGAGGACCTGTCGGGCTCGGGTGGAAAAATCGCCGTCGGCAAGTTCAAGCGGGAAGACGACGTTTTCTGGCGCGTCGCACGACGCCTCTCGGGCGCGTTCCGGGTCGAGGAATTCCGCGTCCCGATGATGAAGGCGTCGGTGAGGCCGGTGGGCGGGCCGCTCGTGCGGGCGAAGACGGCGGCGCTGGACTTGATGGCGGCCTATCTCTCGGGGGGCGGCGCCGGCGGCGCCGCCGTCAAGCTGCGGACCGACGTCTCCCCCGGTCACGTGTCGTTTTCCGCCTTCGAGGAATACACGTTCGCCAACGGTCCGATCATCGAGGGGATCGTCCGGGGCAGCTCCCGGTACGATGACGAATTTGGCGGAGGAGAGGACGAGGAAGACGATGGCGGGCAGACGGGTCCCCGGAAGAAGACGGTCCGCACGAAGGAGCTGACGCTCGGCGCGCGCGGCACGCTGCGGACGACGGTCGATCGCCTCCCGAACGCGGCCGTGCCGATGGACCTGGTCGCCGAGATGGAGTTCGCCGACCCCAACGGCGAGATCCAGACGGTCTCGACGCGCGTCCCGATCTATCCCGCGAAGGTGCTTCCCGGCATTCTGCCTGACGGCTGGGCGGCGTCGAAGGAGGATTTTCGCTTCAAGGTGGCCGTGGTCGACCTCTCTGGCAAGCCGGTGAAGGATGCCGAAGCGACGGTGGACCTGTTCCAGCGGAACCGCTACACGCATCGGAAACGGCTGCTGGGCGGGTTCTACGCCTACGAGTACGTCACCGAGACGAAGAAGGTGACGGAGCGGTTCTGCGCGGGGAGAACCGACGAGAAGGGGCTTTTGTTCTGCGAGGGGAAAAGCCCGGTCTCGGGCAACGTGCTCCTTTCGGCGCGCGTCGCCGACGACAACGGCGCCGTCGCCGCCGCGAACCAGGACGTCTGGGTCGCCGGCAAGGACGACTGGTGGTTCGAGCAGCAGGACGGCGACCGGATCGACCTCCTTCCTGAGAAGAAGCGCTACGAGCCGGGCGACACCGCCCGGTTCCAGGTCCGGATGCCGTTCCGGGAGGCGACCGCGCTCATCGCCGTAGAGCGCGAGGGCGTCCTCGAGACGTTCGTCCGGACGCTGTCGGGAAAATCTCCGGTCGTCGAGATTCCCGTGCGCCCGACGTTCGCGCCCAACGTCTACGTCTCCGTCCTCGTCGTCCGGGGGCGCGTCGCGGGAGTGACGCCGACCGCCACGGTCGACCTCGGCAAGCCCGCTTACCGGCTGGGCAACGCAGAGATCAAGGTGGGGTGGAAGGCGCACGAGCTGCTGGTGGGCGTGACGCCCGAGAAGGAAGTCTACGCGATCCGCGAGAAGGCCAAGGTTCGCGTCCACGTCCGGCGGGCGGACGGCGGGCCGCTTCCGGCCGGGAGCGAGATCGCCGTCGCCGCGGTGGACGAGGGATTGCTCGCCCTGTCCCCCAACGGGAGCTGGGACCTGCTCAAGGCGATGATGGGGGAGCGGCCGCACGAGGTGGCGACCTCGACCGCGCAGTCGCGGGTGGTGGGCAAGCGCCACTTCGGGCTCAAGGCGCTTCCCGCGGGGGGCGGCGGGGGAAGGCAGTCGGCCCGGAAGCTGTTCGAGACGCTGCTTCTCTGGAAGGGGCGCGTCGTCCTGGACGGGAACGGCGAGGCCGGGATCGACATCCCTCTGAACGATTCGCTGACCGCCTTCCGGGTGGTCGCCGTCGCCAGCGGCGGCGATTCGCTTTTCGGGACGGGGGGAGCGACGATCCGGACGACCCAGCCGCTCATGGTACTCCCGGGCCTTCCGCCGCTCGTGCGGGAAGGGGACCGCTTCCTGGCGGGCGTCACCCTGCGCAACGGCTCAGAGCGCCCGATCGCGGCGACGGTCACGGCATACGCCGCCGGGAGCGCGGGGCGCCGGGCGGAGAAGCGGGTCGGGGTGCGGGAAGCGGCGCTGGCGCCGGGAGAGGCGAAGGAGCTCTCCTGGGAGTTCACGGTTCCTCCGGGCGACAACACGCTCGCATGGCGGTTCGAGGCCGTCTCCGGCGACAACGCGGCGCAGGATCGCGTCGAGGTGCGGCAGAAGGTGGTTCCGGCCGTCCCGGTGCGGACGCTCCAGGCGACGATCACCCAGGTCGAGATGCCGTTCTCGTTGGCGGTCGCGAAGCCGGCCGACGCCCTGCCCGGACGCGGCGGGCTCTCGCTCGACCTGAAGGCGTCGCTGTCGGAGGGGATGGGGGCCGTTCGCTACTTCATGTCGCAATATCCGTACGATTGCCTGGAGCAGAAGGTCTCCGTCGCGGTGGCGCTGCGGGATCCCGCGAAGTGGGCGGCGATCGCGGCTTCGCTTCCTTCCTATCAGGACGGCGACGGGCTGCTGAAATACTTCCCCGGCCCCTGGGACGGCAGCGACACGCTCACCGCCTACGTCGTTTCCGTCGCGGAGGAGGCCGGCTGGAAGATCCCCGAGGAGACCGAGGCGCGGATGCTCTCCGGGCTGGAGCGTTTCATCGAGGGGCGCATCTACCGGGGCAGCCCGCTCAACACGGCCGATCTTTCGATCCGTAAGATGGCGGCGCTCGAGGCGCTCTCGCGCCGCGGCAAGGGGCGCCCGGAGCTTCTGGGCCCGATCACGATCGCGCCGAACCTTTGGCCCACATCAGCCGTGCTCGACTGGATGAACGTCATCCTCCGGACGGGGAACCTGCCCGACCGGGACCCCCGTTTTTTGGAGGCCGAGTCGATCCTGCGCTCCCGCCTCAATTTCCAGGGGACGACGATGGGCTTCTCGACCGAGCGGACGGACTACCTCTGGTGGCTCATGGTGTCCGGCGACGTGAATGCCGTCAAGGGACTTCTGACGTTCATGAAGATGCCGAAGTGGAAGGCCGACATTCCGAGGCTCGTGAACGGGGCGCTCGGGCGGCAGCAGCGCGGCGCCTGGAACACGACCGTGGCCAACGCCTGGGGAGTCCTGGCGATGGAACGGTTCACTCAGCTGTTCGAGTCCGTTCCCGTGACGGGGAGGACACGGGCGATCCTGGGCGAGACGGTGCAACTCTCCGACTGGGCGGCGCATCCGCGCGGAGAGACGCTGGCGTTCCCGTGGCCCGCAAAGGGGAAGGGATCGATCGCGGTGGGGCACGAGGGTTCGGGGCGCCCGTGGGCGACCGTGACCAGCCGGGCGGCCATTCCGCTGAAAAAGCCGCTCTCGACCGGGTACAGAATCGTCAAGTCGATCAAAGCCGTGTCGAAAAAGCGGAAAGACCGTTGGAGCCGGGGAGACGTAGCCCGCGTGACGCTCTCGATCGAAGCGCAGGCCGACATGACCTGGGTCGTGGTCGACGACCCCGTTCCGGCGGGATCGACCATCCTCGGGAGCGGCCTCGGCCGCGATTCCGCCCTGCTGACCCGGGGGGAGCGGCGCGAGGGGCTTGCCTGGTCGGCGTTCGAGGAGCGGGGGTTTGACGGCTTCCGGGCCTTCTACACTTTCGTCCCGAAGGGGAAATGGACCGTTTCGTACACGGTCCGGCTCAACAATGCGGGCCGCTTCCAGCTTCCGCCGACGCGGGTCGAGGCGATGTACGCGCCCGAGATGTTCGGCGAGTCGCCGAATCCGTCGATGACGCTGGCGCCGTGA